From Pontibacter actiniarum, a single genomic window includes:
- a CDS encoding SusD/RagB family nutrient-binding outer membrane lipoprotein, with the protein MKKILQYMFALMMVGAVSGLQSCEDYFDLEDNPNLVTDPPLRTLLSTTTHKTAMNSYRVASITSYFAQYLASSTQGSATDTYEIADYTTTWDQLYLAMADIYDMRQKAVAEGASDYVGVADILLAYHLSLVADLWGDAPYSEAFINTTLTPSFDSAEELHQESLRLLDEAVAELSKTESSVILDPVSDLIHGGSKDNWVKTAYALKARQLNKLTGTAAYDPQAVLAAVENSYTSNADNADMAVFATRNPWAQVALDNENLLLGGWLSEQLIEHLDGTTYGFVDPRLTQITDPTVNGDFVGTPNGAGNVPPGSSTVQDENYISRNSPLTGDESPLIIVSYPEVKMIEAEAALRAGQTERAYEAYLEGIRASMELLEVDPAEVQEYLTNPAVAVGAANLTLADIFREKYVITYLNPEAWNDARRFDYQYAGFTLPENAALPTFIRRVAYPTGETSKNPNTPEITDLADPLWWDQ; encoded by the coding sequence ATGAAAAAGATTCTTCAATACATGTTCGCCCTGATGATGGTTGGGGCAGTGAGTGGCCTGCAGAGCTGTGAGGATTATTTTGACCTGGAGGATAACCCCAACCTGGTCACTGACCCGCCTCTGCGCACCCTGCTCTCCACCACCACGCACAAAACAGCCATGAACAGCTACCGCGTGGCCTCCATCACCTCGTACTTTGCGCAGTACCTGGCCAGCTCTACCCAGGGAAGCGCTACAGACACCTACGAGATAGCCGACTACACCACCACATGGGACCAGCTGTACCTGGCGATGGCCGATATTTACGACATGCGCCAAAAAGCCGTAGCGGAGGGGGCCTCTGATTACGTGGGGGTAGCCGACATTCTGCTGGCCTACCACCTCAGCCTGGTAGCGGACCTGTGGGGAGACGCCCCTTACTCAGAGGCTTTCATAAACACGACCCTCACCCCTTCCTTCGACTCGGCAGAGGAGCTGCACCAGGAATCACTGCGGCTGCTGGACGAAGCTGTTGCAGAGCTGAGCAAGACCGAGTCCAGCGTGATACTGGACCCGGTCAGCGACCTGATACACGGCGGCAGCAAGGACAACTGGGTTAAAACCGCCTATGCCCTGAAGGCACGGCAGCTGAACAAGCTCACCGGAACGGCAGCCTACGACCCGCAGGCTGTGCTCGCTGCCGTAGAGAACTCCTACACCTCCAACGCCGACAATGCCGACATGGCTGTTTTTGCCACACGAAACCCCTGGGCTCAGGTTGCCCTGGATAACGAGAACCTGTTGCTGGGCGGCTGGCTCTCAGAGCAGCTGATAGAGCACCTCGACGGCACCACCTATGGCTTTGTAGACCCGCGCCTGACGCAAATCACCGACCCGACTGTGAACGGAGACTTCGTGGGCACCCCTAACGGCGCTGGCAACGTGCCGCCGGGCAGCAGCACCGTGCAGGATGAAAACTACATCTCCCGCAACTCCCCCCTAACCGGCGACGAGTCTCCTTTGATCATCGTATCGTACCCCGAGGTGAAAATGATTGAGGCGGAAGCCGCTTTGCGGGCAGGGCAAACAGAAAGAGCGTACGAGGCGTACCTGGAGGGCATAAGGGCAAGTATGGAGCTGCTTGAGGTAGACCCGGCCGAGGTGCAGGAGTACCTTACAAACCCTGCCGTGGCTGTGGGTGCCGCCAACCTGACGCTTGCCGATATCTTCCGGGAGAAGTATGTTATCACCTACTTGAACCCGGAAGCCTGGAACGACGCCCGCCGCTTCGACTACCAATACGCAGGCTTTACACTTCCTGAAAACGCCGCCCTGCCAACCTTTATCCGCCGGGTAGCCTACCCTACCGGGGAAACCTCCAAAAACCCGAACACGCCGGAGATAACTGATCTGGCAGACCCGCTCTGGTGGGACCAGTAA